A portion of the Girardinichthys multiradiatus isolate DD_20200921_A chromosome 23, DD_fGirMul_XY1, whole genome shotgun sequence genome contains these proteins:
- the LOC124860744 gene encoding uncharacterized protein LOC124860744, with protein sequence MAVALDKVELCAFVGMLLLASMIRSRGKSAASLWDAKNGQAIYTAALTLKRFYALYALGRFDDPRTQAKSRAKDKLAAIRVLWDTWSALLPTKYVPGPEVTVDEQLGGIDNLNKLLAAYSCRGMTRRWTAAVFHNIDVSTYNTFVLWRETNPRWMSQARHRRRLFLEHLSRVLATLLVEHRVHLPRIPACILDLTWGRLSMVLYVFHFLTVALTVDLFTTTCLHIVDSHCLVQVYNSIPGVLQQLFGLGHG encoded by the exons ATGGCGGTTGCCCTGGACAAGGTGGAGCTGTGCGCCTTTGTGGGCATGCTGCTCCTGGCAAGCATGATTCGATCTCGGGGAAAGTCCGCAGCCAGCTTGTGGGATGCGAAGAACGGACAGGCGATCTACACGGCTGCCTTGACGCTCAAGCGTTTCTACGCACTCTATGCACTGGGGAGGTTTGACGACCCGCGCACGCAAGCGAAGAGTCGAGCCAAAGACAAGCTTGCTGCAATCAGGGTGCTGTGGGACACTTGGTCTGCGCTTCTCCCCACCAAGTACGTGCCGGGACCGGAGGTCACCGTGGACGAGCAACTG GGAGGCATCGACAACCTCAACAAGCTCCTCGCTGCCTACAGCTGTCGTGGGATGACACGCCGCTGGACCGCGGCCGTCTTTCACAACATCGACGTGTCCACCTACAACACCTTCGTGCTCTGGCGGGAGACGAACCCCAGGTGGATGTCTCAGGCGAGGCACAGGAGGCGGCTGTTCCTCGAGCACCTCAGCAGGGTGCTGGCCACTCTGCTGGTGGAGCACAGGGTCCACCTGCCCCGCATCCCTGCCTGCATCCTTGATCTTACATGGGGGAGATTATCAATGGTCTTGTatgtcttccattttcttacagTTGCTCTCACGGTTGATTTATTCACAACAACCTGCTTGcatattgtagattcacactgtCTGGTGCAGGTCTACAATTCTATTCCTGGTGTCCTTcaacagctctttggtcttggCCATGGTTGA